GGGGGATTTGCCAGGACAGGGTCCCGAAGTGCTCCCCTTGCTCCCTCttccacagcagagctggaagtaGGACAACCACGGGAGAAGTGTACGCCTTTCAACGGTGACCTCCAAGGAGCAGGGTCTGTCCTGAACACTTCAGAAATGATGCCTTGAATAAATAACCTCCCATAAAGATTTTTGATATCACAGCTGACTGCTTTGCAGTTTATTACTTAAATGTGGTTTGTGGTAGGGCGAGTTTGTTTTAACATAGCACCAGTCATATATTGCTCCTGAAACACCTCATTGGTGTTTAGAGATGAGCGAAAGGGGCACCCCTGAGGCTTGAGACGAATATTCATGATGGCTCATTAGTTCCCAGTTTTTCCATAAGCTGGTCGTTAGCAGTCCAGTAAAATTTCAGAGAACATATTATAACATGTGCTACCTATGCGTAAAGAGACCCACCTTGTGCTGGGCAGGTAGGTCCTGACCTTCTCCTGATACCAGAACTAGTATTTTGTGCTTCACCAAACCTCTTCTTTGCCTCATCTCACAGATCTACATCctgtagaaaaaatatttttcagtaagataGTTCAGTGCAGAACATTATACAATTCTTCTGGGGGTAAACACAGcaaaagtaattgaaaaatTAGTGACAGCCTAGGTGCAACACATGCCGCTGCATGTGTGGGCAGCATCTTCTAGGAGGCTGTCTGGCAGCCCAGATGGTCCTCACCAGGGGCCTGAACGGTGCCACCGCAGAGGAATACAGCACGAGGACAAATTTCTGGGCCATGGAGCAGAAGGAGCTGTATATGGGGAATTTCCACACACCTAGCTAGACCGAGGGTGGTTTCTCCTTCCATGCCAAAGGATGAGATGGTGACCTTGCAGCTGCTTCCTTGTGTTTAGATCAGGGATGTGACCTCGGGCACCCATATCAGCCAGGTATCAAGGGTCTGAAAAAGCCTCTTTTGGTGACTAATTTTACTAGACGCCATTTTGGCTACCATGGGACACACCTGCAAGCCAGGAAGATAAATAAGGTCAGAGAAAACGATGTCTTTTTACCCTCTGAACCAAGCCAGGCTGATGGCCCAGGCCAATACTGCTGCAAACAGCGAGTGCTCCAGCCACGCTGCTGTGGGTCTGTCTGAAAGCAAGGAGGGATCTCTGAACACCTGCGAGTGGTTTCACTGCTCCCAGGGCTCCTGCCTGAGGTGCCTGGAGGGATTTCCCCCTTGTGCTGCTTGGGGAGACAGAATAGGCGAGGAAAGCTCATGCACGAGATTTACAATAGGGAAAAAAGCCCACGCCCAAATAGGGCAAAATATTAAGCTCTGACAGTGGGTGAAATCCTGCCCACCCCGCTTCAAATCAGTGGtaaaattcccattgatttcaatgagGCCAGAATTTGGGTATCAGTTTTTTCATGGTCTTCCCAAATGAAGCACCCAGCCATGTTTTAAAGTCTCCTCATGCCACTGTGGGAAAACCTGTAAGGTTTTATTAGCTTCTTTGGCTCTGTTTCACTGTATGgcatttcagggaaaaaaaaaccccgaccCTGCAATTTCATTaggaaacaacagcaaaaaaaatcattttacaaTATGACTTCTTGCCTGCTCTCTACCTCCTGAATTCAATATTGGAGCGTATAGGGATACAAAGCTCCTATTTTCACTCGGTCCGTAGGAGAGGGTTTGAAAGGCCTCGTTTGTCGAACACGCTAGAAACAAAACCATGGGAAATTGAAAGCATTGATGGCTCTTTGTTCAGAGTCCTtcaacacaaaagaaaattcagcagaTGGACTCAAACCCATAAGCtcacagaaagcattttcagatgGGATGAGTTAGTTTTGTGCCAGATACATGGAAGCCGGTATGCTCCAAGATACGCAAAACATGGATAAAGGAAATGAAGCCTTTGCCAAAACCTAGTATTATAATTTTCATGCAGTCAGACACATTAACTGAACCTGTGCTTCCAAGTCTTATTTGCAGGCCAACATTAATAAATAAGACTATGTTAACTTTCTGCTGTCCCCCCCAATCTacttaaagaacaaaatcacCATCCCCAAAAACTTTAGTAAAATAAAGTTCACGTTCAGCCAAGCACCTTTTTATCCTACTCCTTAAGCCACTCCAAATCACTGCCAGTACATTTCTGAATGCTCTGTGCTGAGAGTAGCAAAGCTTTTACAGTTCAGAATGGCAAGACTAATCATAAAAGATTAATACACTTGAAAAGCAGGTCATTTattaaaagatcttttaaaaaaagtttcatttcttaaaaagcaaaactatcTACCTACCTCTGCATCTCATCTGAAAGCATTTGCATCCACAGCTGTTCAAATTTCagcctgttctttttttccccttcttcattttttaagatATGACTAGCAGGTATTTATTGAAACAGTGGCATGCTTCACCATATGCCTTCTGCTTTCATACACTGATTTATCCCATCTCCCATATGAACACACAGACACCATTTTCCCGTACGCAGGGTTGAGGTGTCAGACCCTCAGCCACAGGGCTGCACGAGACAGCAGCCTGGGGATTTTAGCTTGCAAACCTGCTCTTCTCTGACCACAGCTGGAAGTCTCCTGCAATAGCCAGGTGAGGACAGACCTTGTCTCTCTTGGATCTTCCACTGTCCTCTTGTTTTACAATAGTCTTTTTAGGCAGTGCTCTTCGGCCAGCTGCCTGGGAACTGAGCAGGCAGTGCAAGTGGTCTGGATGCCACGGGTGTAAGACACACAGGTACCATGATACCGAGTGGGAGAAGGCAAAATTGTAACTATTGCTTGGATAGCAGGCCTGTATCACTCTTTTCACTGGAAATTGTGCCATTTTGCACACCATGGTCCTCAAGCCAGCATTTTGTATGGAGCTAAAGAAGTAGTAAGGGTATGCATTGAGCGAGatacagcagagaaagaaatacgGGTAATTTTGGACCACAAGGTGGATATTTCATGATATGTTTGGCATCCTGTTCTTCACGAGTGTTTTCAATCACTACTCCTTCCTGAAGAACCACCTCTTGCTGTTTCATCTTGCCTCCAAATTGCATGGcacactggaaaattaaaaaataatccattaaaTAGACCACTATCTGTTCAGGACATGGCAGCTCAACTGCAGCCACAGAGTTACTCTCTTGGAAATAGGCTGCCATGAATATGGGGGTTGTAAAAGACAGGACAAGTTGTGGGAAAGTTGCTTTGGGATGTAGGGGCATTAACATAACTGAAGGATGAGGCTGCTTAAGAAGAGGCTAAGCAAGAAGAAGATGATGACCTTGGTCATACatttcagagaagagaagatgaaaacGGCAGACAAGACAAGGAAGGaacatgcagaaagaaagaatggaagCTGGGAAAACTCAGAAAAGGCAAGACACCAAGAAGGTGGAGAAGACTTGCAGTGCCAAAAGCAGGAAACAATAATAGCACAGATACTAGCACTCTCTTACTCTTGTCATAAGACCAtcatgaaaattactttaaatttagAAGAATGACATTTAAGAGACTACAGTTTTTGTTATATAATTGATTGTTTTTCatgaaaactaaaacaaaaagtcaCCACATTATTACTGAGTTTTGATGGGCAGCCACAACCAAATTCTTAAGTgatcaaatataaaatatgcttGAAGGCTGTTCATACCTAGCAGGGCAAGCCAGATGGTGTGGTGTAGGTGTCTCCACTTTATTGCACTGCGCCCCAAATGGACAGCATCCGAGTATTTTAGCAACAACGTACGGACTGTAACGAACGCTAGGACAAAGCTATTGATCACCACTTGGGCttccagggagaaaaataaaaggtgttCATGGGTTAATACTTCTGACTGAAATTTGCTTATTTACAGCTTCACTTAACAGATGCCATCATCAGGAGATAAAAGTCCTTACACTGAACAGACAATTTTAATGGCCTTTCCCATTAAGCTATGGGTGATATATTTCAAAGGGCAGATTATTGGAGTCTTTCTGCTGACAGCAAGGAATGTCAGATGAATTCAGAATATCAGTGAACATCTAAGCCTTGGTAACAAGGATTTTAATATAGAGTTATATTACAATTCAGGACAAAACACCTTGACCAATTTATTCTCTTGTACAGCACAAAGGGACCTTACACTATATCTGCATTTATATTCATTGCCAAAATAGGCAATGGACCCTTACTGTTCATGGGAACAAAGCTCCAGATGCTCTTATATTCTAAGCCTAATGTGCTCAGCTACTGGTGTGGCACCATTAATCACATAAAACATGAGTTTTATAGCCTTGGAAAACTGGCACCTCCCAGATTTATTGGTTTGACTACTCTGCTTAATGAAAAGTTTCTTATGAACAAGTTTAGTACTAATGTACTAAACATTATCATCCCATAATCAATAGGTATCAGGAAGACCGTTTTTAAGGTTTAGCTCCTTTCCTGTTCTCCCGCAGACTGAAATTATTCAGCTCTGTACTGCAGAGCTCCATTAAgcactttgtttttcattgaaTGACTGGAATCAAATGTGTATGGCCTCCATGGATGGATAAACTGCTGTAAAAAGGGATAAGTCAGCAATACTGATTGGCTCTGTTGTCTGAGCGTGTCTTTTGATTTTTGAATTTCTGCCAAAAGCATCATCATTCTGTGTTTACCCTTCAAAAGCCCTCGGTCACTCAGATGGTGCATACGCTCGCAGCACAGCGCTCTCCCTTGCAGAAACAGAattcataaaaaagaaaatttcagtacTTGCATTTGTTGAATGTAAATTTGTGGCACAGATCCTATACCTCTCATCTTTCACAACATTGTTACTATAGAATATGAAGTGATTAAAAGAGCAGTTTTACTTTGCTGCCCATCTCTTTCACTCAGAGAAATGGTTTATCTCTGCGCAAAGCTGTACATAGATTTCAAAGTGTACTTTGCCAcatcattttcctcttcctttccctctccagcaAGTCAAAATAACAGAACCCCCATAAACCTCTGTGGgggtttcttttgtgtgtgtgtgtgtgtgtgtgtgagtgtgaaTTTACACTAACTACTGAAAACATACTGCgtttttcttcacttctggGGTGCTGGGCTCAGTCCTAGCTTCCACAGGATGCCACAGACTTTCATCTCCCTCAAGAGCTGCTCCTGCAACAGGAGCTGTTGTTTAACCATGGATGCTTGCTGTGTGCTTTGCACCTAGTAAATgcctgctggaggcagcaggaacaAGACCAGAACAGGTCCGTGATGAGGCGTTTGAGTTGGTCACAACTCTCTGCAAATTCAATGTTTGGCACTCAGGAATCTCCTAAGACAGAGATAAACAACAGACCCTCTCGATATGTCTGCAAGGGCAAAATGGTTATTCCcgtttgaaaacaaaaccagatccGACACCAACGATGTGGCTTTTATGCAAACATATAGGTAACAGCAAgactataaataaataaatcgcATCTGCATAAACTGTAATCAAGTGACAAATGAAGGCAATTGTTATCTGCTTGTTCAAAGCCTTGTGGACATTTTGCAATCTTGTGATTTCTATTACTGCAACCTCACCAGAGTTGCAAGTTCAGCTGACTGCGAAGGTCTGGGTCCTGTAAAATCTTATTCGCGTGCATATTGTAAGCAGCCCAGATGGCGGAGTCAGAGCCTGTGCTGTGGCAAAGGTGCTGCTTAAGATCTCGGGTGAGGAAATGCTCTCTTACAGATAGCTCACAAGCCTAAACCCCTTGTGgcattaaaaggaaatgaaattgaTTTCTCAAGAGCCTATGGCTTCCTAACAAACCTTGGGAAACAAGTTCAGAATACTAGTATATGTTCGAACCCATTTTCTAGTTATAAAGGCTTCTTTATTACTGCTTTTGGCTGACAACAGTTGAGATAGCATGTTTATCATAATTCTTAAAACACTTGAGAGAGAACAATGTgagtgcatttttatttcagttttaacgTCTTTATTTCATTGCTGTACAGCTGCATTACACTTGGCTTTAATCCCTTAAGCATTATTTTCCTTGGCAAAATAGTCACTGAACTGAGTAGAACTTACTATTGGAAAAATATGCTTGAAAAACCAGTGTGATGTCAATGCCAACTGAAACCCATGGAGcttaaaatgtcagaaatgtGCCTGTAGCTGAAATACAtagctcttcatttttttgacTGAACTAGGAATGTTGTAAGTCTTAGGTTGTGAAGCCAACTGTAAAAACCATAGAGTAGCCTCCTGAAACTGaatgtgtgctttttttccccccatgaaCAACCATTTGGAAAACAATTATATAAAACTTGACGTAGGATAATTCCATAGGCAACAAATGACTGCGTGGCTCCGCTTCCACGCTCGCCTGCATTAACTGTGGCTATCGGTAAGAAGTTGGGCTACAGGCTTCTTAGAGAAAAGATAGAACCCGACTTTGTAAAACTTCtttaatattcaaatatataaataagcACTACTGAGGAATAATTCAGAAGACTGCGGTGATTCATTATGAACAGATGCTATAAACGGGAACAGTAACATTGCTAGGTAAGGAAGAAGCAAGCTATTTTAGGAGTCTTGAAAATCTCTTCTAGTTCTTCAGACAGATCATGCTGCTATAGTtactttataaaaaattatattctgaaaaGCACTTTAGTAAAAGAAACCTTTTACTGGAACTATTATTTAACCAAGACCTTCTACAGCACTAAAACACACTGCAATTGAGTTCCCGATATAGTTTTAAGAATGGGAGgggtaaaaaaaagaacaaaaaacctacCATACCTGCACCAGGAGCTATTTATTAGCATAACactcttccttttaaagattTCGTAACAACTGAAGTATATACAAAGTCTTACAGCATTTACACAATAAAAAAGTTTCCTATTAGCTGATGAAGTATAAGGTAGTGCTGCAATTTACTTCAAAGCATGTATACAATAATAATGAAGCAGACCACTGTACTTTCAACTTCTCCGCTACCACACCACCACTGTCAGTTGAAATGACAGTTAATTAAGCCACTGGGAAGACACAGATTGTCAAAAGATTTGTAACAGGTTGACCTGCAGCACTAACCAtcataaggaggaaaaaaaaaaaaagaaaagctacataCTGTCATGTTTCTACACTTTCCTAGAGCTGTAACAAACTTTCACAGCCTTAGATATAACATATGCAAGACAACATAATCACAATTTTTCAGATATAGTTCAGCTACTGAGTGTATTTACTTCTGAATAGGAGGCGTTATATTGATATGGCTGtgtgtttccatttttgttcATTAACTGCTCAAATAGGtctacaaaagaaattaaaagacagCATGGAGTTTGTAGCCATGATGTGTTTGACTAATAAAGGCATTCAATATCAGCTATAGGATCTAATAATTCCTGTCAAAAGTTTAAGACCAGGAATCTTTAAGTAAAAACCAAACCCGCAAAATCCCGCACCTACAACGTTTCCATCTGTTGACTCCAACCTTCTTTAAGCTTTTCCAACAGGGTAAcacaaaatcattaaaatgctTATACCAACCCAAATGCAAGACTCATTTAGTTTATGAGAGGTCAAGCAGATTCACTAGACTACTTCTGCTGTAAAATTGAGGGAGCTTACCTAGAAAAAGGAAACCTTTACTGAACAGTCCCTTACTACAAGTAGGGATATACAGTTTAACAACGATACATAATTTAAGAACGTAACATTCTTTGCCTTTTAGAAACAGTTTTACATGTGCCAATAATGCACTTTCTACAAGAGATAAGGCTGCTTTGCCTATCGTCGTATGCCTAAACCTCTTATTTTGGccaattttgcttttcttccccccaaagGGATTCTGTTTCAACTTAGAAGCTAGTAACGTCAGTTGACAATATCTGTATTAAGACAAAAAGTGACATATAAAATCCACAAGAACCACATAAATACCAAGGAAGTCATATAACCTTTCCATGTAAACACTTTGATTATACTGAAGCCCTAATTAGATTCTCGTCTTAAACTTTTGGCAGATAATGTGTATGCTCAGCCAGGCTTTGTAGTTAGTTATTGTTCAAGTGGAAGCCAGGTCAGCTCACATGTTGACAGGCATGCAACTTGGAAACATTGCACAACAAGCAACACAAAGAGATTTGAGAAGTGTACAAGACTTCAAGTAGACTTCACAACCCTTCACAACTGAATATTCACAGACAAAGATACAGTCCTTGCTTTTTCTACGGTGGATTTTCTCTCACACATGGGACACTTTCTGTGACTCTCTAGCTTGCTTGATGCTATATAACCACTTGATGATTCTGGCATTCCTTTCAATGGCAGAAATGCCATATGGCACACGGTCATTGGCACTGTCATCGTTCCTAAGGTCACTGTTGCTGTCCTGAGACTGTTCACAGTCTGAGCTAATCATGCTTGCACTGCGAAAGTTGAGGGATATAATATCAGAGTTAGCCCTTGCAAAGTTTTCCATCCCGAGGTTTTCAAGCTCTTCAGGATCCAGTCCGCAGTAGTTAAAGAATCGCTCAACATCTGCATCGACACGAAAGTATCTGTCGCTTAAGTCTGATTTTGATCGCTGAAGGGAGGGTCTTCTACTAACTCCACATCCAGACTCGACTGCCTCAATCTCTGGGGATTTCAGGGTGGCAATGGCAGTGATTTTGGGCTTTGGAGGCAGAGGTGGGGCTGAACTACTGCAGGGTATTGCTTTTAAGGGCTTTGCACTAGTTACTTTCCTAATGTCTGAGGAGCTGTGAGAGACATGCAAGAAAGTCTCTGCCGACTGATCTAGGAGCCTTCTGCTGACGTTGGAGCTGCTCTCCTGCGGGCTGCTGCGGCCCTGTGTGGGGTAAACCTTCAAAGATTCGGCGAACGAGTGTCGGTTCAGCTCCGTCGAATCGGCTCTGTGGGGCGGCCAGTTTCGGGGACCATGCTTATACCCTGAACCCGAGCTGGAGCCTTCGGAGCTGTTGATGATGTTCTTCAAAATCTCGAGTTTCAGATTTTCTCTCTGGACGCCGCTCTCGGTCTTCGTGTTGTTGCTGAAGACTTTCAAGGTGGGGCTCCCCAGCGCTCGCTTGGCTGCAGGACAGACCGGCGGCTTCGCCAGCACTGCTGGCTTGACAGGCTCCTGCTTGGCGTTGATGACCTCCTGGCTCTTGACGTATTTCGCCTTGTCGGCTTCTAGCCTCTCCACCGCGCTCAGTCTTTTTGGATTAGGCTCCGCCTGCCTGCGAAAATAGTCGGGTCCTTTGTTCAGGATGCGGAGAGGAACGGCGGACGTGAAAGTGACGGCAGGGCTGACCGGCTTCACCATGCTACCTGTCGGTAGTGTTTCTGTAGGCATGTTTGGTGGTCTTTCCCCCGCAGCCGTTTTGGATTCTTCTCTGGGATCTCCTAAATGCACGGTGCAGAAACATGTACATTAAGCACAATGAATAGCCGATGAATCCTGGGATCTGAGCGTTAGCAGCAGCGCCTCATCTCACAGCTCATTAAATAACACTGCGTTTCTCTTTTAAAGGCAGCCTTTGTAGGGCAAGGCCACCCGACACAAGTCCGTATTAGTCTGCTCCGCCGACTCCTTTCTTCTCGCTGAAAGATGCGGGAGTCTCGCCGTTCCCTTTGTGCTCCGCTACCGGCAGCGATCTGAAACGCAGAATAACCAACCACACGTTAGCGAGAGCGCCTGACATCAGAGCGATAGCAACAGCCgcctcccagccctcctctcccaccgCCGGACGGGATGCAGCCGCCAGCGCCGGCGCAGGGGAGGCGGCGCTCGGGGCGCCCATGCCCCCCTCTCGCTCCGCACCCCCGAGCATCTTACGAGAAACGTGTTGCTCGTTGCTTACGGTCTAAGCTTGGATTTAACAAAAttacactggaaaagaaaaaaaataaaaaaaattaaaccccaCCACGATACAGCCATGTATTTCtggagggaaaaagggaagaaaaatgtgtcGATTCAGAGACTTAGACCCATCTATCTCCCGAAAGAGCACTTTCAAACTAATATCTTTGGCTTTGATTAGTTGATTTGTGTACACATTTTATCTCTAAACCCCAAACATTCTTCTGCTTATAGGCAACATACTCTGTAAATCTAAGAAATTaagtgtattttccttttttatgaaATGCTCCAGAAAACAATCTGGTCtaaaaagcagagagcaaacaGAGACATGTAGCATTTTAAGTGCAGTCCACACGTTTCATTGTTAATCTAATATAAAACCAACAATTAAAAAGGAGGAGGTCTTGCTAAAGCCACCTATTCCAGTTCAAAGTCTGTTTGAACATTAGTCCCCAAAGTACCAGTGCTCCAGCAGTAAAATAAGGATTTCCAAGTTCTTGTGATCACCTTACAGGCTTAACAGAACCACAAAAAGAGGCTTTGTTTTGTGATGAAAGATTTTGGGAGCACACAAAAACATTCTGACTgggtttgaaagaaaagaacttgTCTTCACATTTGGATATAATCATTCAAGTTTTCTACCAAGCACTAAGTGCAAATGAAGTTTACCTtcatctaaattattttaagatccTATCACTTAGGATTGTCACAACAGTCTAAAATCCAACACCATGGATGATGTTACAAGTGCTGTAACAATTTTTCCCACATGAGGCACTGAAGGGCACTTATCACTGAATCTACTTTTCAAGCAGTGATTTAGCTAATGGGtctcatttgttttattactgCCCCATTAATCTATGCTGCCCTTTTTAATATCCCACTTCTGTGTTCttctgagagagaaagaaaagcagctgctacTTCTTCACTCATCCTAAGCAACACAGAGCAGCATCCTTCCCAGGGACGACCTGCTTTTGTGTGTACTGCGATGCTGTGCATGCTCATCCATCAATAGCCAACTTACTAATATAGGGTGTGCCATCAGTATATTGTttagaccaaaaaaacccaccaaaaaattaaataccagCTAAAGATACattaacaataaaaagaaaacaacctcaAGTACTGATTCCCAGGAATACATGATATATATACATTGAATATTCTCTCTAAATCATCCAAGGtcaaagcaagcaaataaaatacataaatgctCTAATAAGATTATAGGAAAAAGCTGAGCTTTCTCCTGAAGGCTCACTGTCACAGCATTCTTCAAACATAAACTAACAT
Above is a genomic segment from Ciconia boyciana chromosome 2, ASM3463844v1, whole genome shotgun sequence containing:
- the FAM110B gene encoding protein FAM110B is translated as MPTETLPTGSMVKPVSPAVTFTSAVPLRILNKGPDYFRRQAEPNPKRLSAVERLEADKAKYVKSQEVINAKQEPVKPAVLAKPPVCPAAKRALGSPTLKVFSNNTKTESGVQRENLKLEILKNIINSSEGSSSGSGYKHGPRNWPPHRADSTELNRHSFAESLKVYPTQGRSSPQESSSNVSRRLLDQSAETFLHVSHSSSDIRKVTSAKPLKAIPCSSSAPPLPPKPKITAIATLKSPEIEAVESGCGVSRRPSLQRSKSDLSDRYFRVDADVERFFNYCGLDPEELENLGMENFARANSDIISLNFRSASMISSDCEQSQDSNSDLRNDDSANDRVPYGISAIERNARIIKWLYSIKQARESQKVSHV